A stretch of Carnobacteriaceae bacterium zg-C25 DNA encodes these proteins:
- a CDS encoding HlyC/CorC family transporter: MNDGLPAQILLILVLTAINALFSATELAYVSLNVMKIKQMEADGNVKAKKVLLLLDNSDDFLATIQVIITFAGFLSSGSAALTFTSMIEPFLVRWLGGVGVTLSVAVVTLVLSYFTLVVGELYPKQVALQMPEKIALATANFVIITQTLFKPFVRLLSFSTGLLKKITPIEFTNEEQKLTRNEMKALLDNSRNDGAIDLDEFTMLQGVLSLDTKLAREVMVPRVDTFMIDIEDTSAEIWDELLDSSFSRIPIYEEDKDNIIGVLHVKSVLQHAKKYGFENVDFRELMNEALFVPSTLYIDDLLVTFKKEHQHMAILKDEYGGVEGIVTMEDLIEEIVGDIEDESDEESKIYQKLSNRAYNVEGIMTIEKFNDIFKTNLESEESDTIAGYILEKLGYLPEDDEQNIRVEEHGFFLQPKHVDNGRIRSLNVVFEEDYIIKP; encoded by the coding sequence ATGAATGACGGTTTACCCGCCCAGATACTGCTAATCCTTGTCTTAACGGCAATTAATGCATTATTTTCTGCTACGGAGTTAGCGTATGTATCTTTAAATGTAATGAAAATTAAACAAATGGAAGCAGATGGCAACGTAAAAGCTAAAAAAGTATTGTTGTTGCTCGATAATTCTGATGATTTCTTGGCGACAATTCAAGTTATCATTACTTTTGCCGGCTTTTTATCCAGTGGATCGGCAGCTTTAACATTTACAAGTATGATTGAGCCGTTTTTAGTTCGTTGGTTAGGTGGTGTTGGCGTAACGTTATCTGTTGCGGTAGTGACATTAGTATTATCTTATTTTACATTAGTTGTCGGTGAGTTATATCCTAAACAAGTTGCATTACAAATGCCTGAAAAAATAGCGTTAGCGACGGCGAATTTTGTCATTATTACACAAACGCTATTTAAACCATTTGTGCGCCTATTGTCATTTTCAACTGGATTATTGAAAAAAATAACGCCAATTGAATTTACAAATGAAGAACAAAAATTAACGCGTAATGAGATGAAGGCACTATTGGATAATTCACGTAATGATGGTGCCATTGATTTAGATGAGTTTACGATGTTGCAAGGGGTACTATCTCTCGATACAAAATTAGCACGTGAAGTCATGGTGCCACGTGTGGATACGTTTATGATAGACATTGAAGATACATCTGCAGAAATTTGGGACGAACTTTTAGACAGTTCATTTTCACGAATTCCAATATACGAAGAAGATAAAGATAATATCATTGGTGTGCTACATGTTAAAAGTGTTTTACAGCATGCCAAAAAGTATGGATTTGAAAATGTTGATTTTCGTGAGTTGATGAATGAAGCGCTATTTGTTCCGTCAACGTTATACATTGACGACTTGCTGGTTACCTTTAAAAAAGAACATCAACACATGGCCATTTTAAAAGATGAGTACGGTGGTGTTGAAGGAATCGTCACAATGGAAGATTTAATCGAGGAAATTGTTGGTGATATTGAAGATGAGTCTGATGAAGAATCTAAAATTTATCAGAAATTGTCTAATCGTGCCTATAATGTTGAAGGCATTATGACGATTGAAAAATTCAACGATATTTTCAAAACAAATCTTGAATCAGAAGAAAGTGATACGATTGCCGGATACATTTTAGAAAAATTAGGGTACTTGCCTGAAGACGATGAACAAAATATTCGCGTCGAAGAACACGGATTTTTCTTACAACCAAAACATGTTGATAACGGACGTATTCGCAGTTTAAACGTTGTTTTTGAAGAAGATTATATTATCAAACCATAG
- a CDS encoding 4-hydroxy-tetrahydrodipicolinate reductase: protein MNIILSGYGAMGKVVDELARENGHTVVGIFSTIPIDNCPYPVVDKVNDLPKADVIIDFSHPINVTPLLEQAHVHLTPIVVATTGAREHLQQLMADASQHISVFFSANMSYGVHVFTQLLKYAAPLLQGYDIEIIERHHNQKVDAPSGTAIKLLEALQSVNPALTPVYDRSQLHTKRSNNEVGMSVVRGGTIVGEHEVLFAGVDEVFELTHRAQSKRIFADGALRAASKLIEKNSGFYDFTTL, encoded by the coding sequence ATGAACATTATTTTAAGTGGTTACGGCGCGATGGGTAAAGTCGTCGACGAATTGGCTCGTGAAAACGGTCATACCGTGGTAGGTATTTTTTCAACCATTCCCATTGACAACTGCCCCTACCCCGTTGTTGATAAGGTCAATGATTTACCAAAAGCTGATGTCATCATTGATTTTTCACATCCCATTAATGTCACACCGCTATTGGAACAAGCACACGTCCATTTAACACCGATTGTCGTGGCAACAACAGGTGCACGAGAACATTTACAGCAATTAATGGCCGACGCTAGTCAACATATCTCTGTATTTTTCAGCGCCAATATGAGTTACGGTGTACACGTCTTTACACAATTATTAAAATATGCCGCACCGTTATTACAAGGCTACGACATTGAAATAATTGAACGACACCACAATCAAAAAGTGGACGCTCCAAGTGGTACAGCCATTAAATTATTAGAAGCGTTACAATCTGTAAATCCAGCCTTAACCCCTGTATATGATCGTTCACAGTTACACACTAAACGGTCTAACAATGAGGTCGGTATGAGCGTCGTTCGTGGTGGTACAATTGTCGGTGAACATGAAGTATTATTTGCTGGAGTCGATGAGGTTTTCGAATTAACGCATCGCGCACAATCAAAACGTATTTTTGCAGATGGTGCTCTACGTGCAGCATCAAAATTAATCGAAAAAAACTCTGGATTTTATGATTTCACCACCCTTTAA
- a CDS encoding Asp23/Gls24 family envelope stress response protein, which produces MEKTHNQEVFGNIEISPQAIELIAGIAASKVKQVHSIQGYKKSNSLKSLVSKGVELDLNELGEFIVDIHVAVYYGVEIPKVAKLIQDRIKEQILFMCNIEIKEVNVYIDHLVSEKGEYIG; this is translated from the coding sequence ATGGAAAAAACACATAATCAAGAAGTGTTCGGTAATATTGAAATTTCACCCCAAGCGATAGAATTGATTGCTGGTATTGCAGCATCAAAAGTAAAACAAGTTCATAGTATTCAAGGATATAAAAAATCAAATAGTTTAAAATCATTAGTGTCTAAAGGTGTTGAGTTAGATTTAAATGAGTTAGGCGAATTTATTGTTGATATACACGTAGCGGTATATTACGGCGTTGAAATTCCTAAAGTTGCTAAATTAATCCAAGACCGCATTAAAGAACAAATATTATTTATGTGTAATATTGAAATTAAAGAAGTTAATGTATATATCGATCATTTAGTATCAGAAAAAGGTGAATACATTGGCTAA
- a CDS encoding aminopeptidase P family protein, which translates to MTRLEKLQHQLKVEKLDGLLITNLYNLRYIANFTGTTGMAVVTQTKAYFITDARYTEQAKVQCVGFELVENTGPIYNELTHIVSSNQIKVLGYEDANLTVQQFNRVKSVVDCELVEAGGIIEALREFKDAEEFAIIEKACNIADKAFEYILGEIKPGITELEVANKMDFYMRSLGASGVSFDTIVASGHRSAMPHGVASSKVIETGDFITLDYGCYYNGYVSDMTRTISLGQPRHKELIDIHAVVLGAQNEVNDKIRLGMTGKEVDQIARDYIAKRGYGQYFTHSTGHGIGLEIHEAPGLNRLSETVLSVGHAITNEPGIYIPGIGGVRIEDDIFMTEDGPKVITKATKELIIL; encoded by the coding sequence ATGACACGTTTAGAAAAATTACAACATCAACTAAAAGTTGAAAAGTTAGATGGTTTATTAATTACAAATTTATATAATTTAAGATATATTGCTAATTTTACGGGTACAACAGGTATGGCTGTTGTTACACAAACTAAAGCTTACTTTATTACGGATGCACGTTATACCGAACAAGCAAAAGTACAATGTGTTGGTTTTGAATTAGTTGAAAATACGGGACCTATTTACAATGAATTAACACATATTGTGTCAAGTAATCAAATTAAAGTGTTGGGATATGAAGATGCGAATTTAACAGTTCAACAATTTAATCGTGTCAAATCTGTTGTAGATTGCGAATTAGTTGAAGCGGGTGGCATAATTGAAGCGTTACGTGAATTTAAAGATGCAGAAGAATTTGCCATTATTGAAAAGGCATGTAACATTGCGGATAAAGCTTTTGAGTATATTTTAGGTGAAATTAAACCTGGAATAACTGAATTAGAAGTCGCTAATAAAATGGATTTTTATATGCGCAGTTTAGGTGCATCAGGGGTGTCTTTTGATACAATTGTTGCCAGTGGACATCGTTCAGCTATGCCACATGGTGTAGCCTCATCAAAAGTTATCGAAACAGGTGATTTTATTACGTTGGATTACGGTTGTTACTATAATGGTTATGTTTCTGATATGACACGTACGATTTCTTTAGGACAACCACGTCACAAAGAATTAATCGATATTCATGCCGTTGTGTTAGGTGCACAAAATGAAGTGAACGACAAAATACGTTTAGGCATGACAGGTAAAGAAGTTGATCAAATTGCACGTGATTATATTGCAAAACGTGGTTATGGTCAATATTTCACACATTCCACAGGTCATGGTATTGGTTTAGAAATACATGAAGCACCTGGATTAAACCGTTTAAGCGAAACTGTATTAAGTGTTGGGCACGCTATTACAAATGAGCCGGGTATTTATATACCGGGAATTGGTGGCGTACGTATTGAAGATGACATTTTTATGACTGAAGATGGACCAAAAGTGATTACAAAAGCCACTAAAGAATTAATTATTTTATAG
- a CDS encoding helix-turn-helix transcriptional regulator: protein MIQLPEMINYFRKQHDMTLEQLGEHFGKSKSAMSRWIKGDRSPMVDDLIRLADIFHTDVTTLLFGLDYKTVKTTGQIDSQTKELIQTIKQLQPNEKKETIVFAKSLIEKRSVAKRHLFPIQVVEAVAAGVGYSYDNNQTTTFYTDRDNLKTYDVATLVSGDSMEPEIKNGDVILLQKNVHHISGQIYTVDYNEKSYVKKVYFEKDNLRLVSLNDKYEDIIIPLNTPHYLNIVGQVVDHFTPINN from the coding sequence ATGATTCAACTACCTGAAATGATTAACTATTTTAGAAAACAACACGACATGACTTTAGAGCAATTAGGTGAACATTTTGGAAAATCAAAATCAGCGATGTCCCGCTGGATTAAAGGAGATCGTAGTCCAATGGTCGACGATTTAATTCGCCTAGCCGATATTTTTCATACCGATGTTACAACGCTTCTATTTGGTTTAGACTATAAAACGGTAAAAACAACTGGGCAAATTGATTCACAAACAAAAGAATTGATTCAAACGATTAAACAATTACAACCTAATGAAAAAAAAGAAACGATTGTATTTGCAAAATCACTCATTGAAAAACGATCAGTTGCAAAACGCCATTTGTTCCCTATTCAAGTTGTCGAAGCGGTGGCTGCTGGTGTTGGATACAGTTACGACAATAATCAAACCACTACTTTTTATACAGATCGTGACAACTTAAAAACTTATGATGTGGCGACATTGGTATCTGGAGATAGTATGGAACCAGAAATCAAAAATGGCGATGTGATTTTACTGCAAAAAAATGTACATCATATTAGCGGACAAATTTATACGGTTGACTACAATGAAAAATCGTATGTAAAAAAAGTGTATTTTGAAAAAGATAATTTACGGTTAGTTTCTTTAAACGATAAATATGAGGACATTATCATTCCTTTAAATACACCGCACTATTTAAATATTGTTGGACAGGTAGTTGACCATTTTACACCGATAAATAATTAA
- a CDS encoding 4-hydroxy-tetrahydrodipicolinate synthase, with the protein MTQLFSGVGTAVATPMFTDGSIDYHNFDRLIQSQLDNGIQGLVIAGTTGEGATLSLEEKINLLKRAIQLRGNQACSLILGTGSNNTAVAIEHTRAAKEAGADAALIVTPYYNKTSQHGLVAHYYAIADAVDLPIIVYNVPGRTGMTVLPETLGKLAKHPNIVGFKDATGDMEYMSKIKNVLLDKPEFRLYSGDDESFLGYLVFGGHGIISVTSNVLPKSVAHIYTLYKQGKLDEAREFQLRLCPFMNTFFEDVSPAPMKALLYHLGYSQDVLRLPLVPTTDFYRQLIIQQYEERVAMEESL; encoded by the coding sequence ATGACTCAACTATTTAGTGGCGTCGGTACGGCTGTTGCAACACCTATGTTTACTGACGGATCAATTGACTATCATAATTTTGACCGTTTAATTCAATCACAATTAGACAACGGTATACAGGGACTTGTCATTGCCGGAACGACTGGAGAAGGCGCTACACTGTCTCTTGAAGAAAAAATCAACTTATTAAAACGTGCCATTCAATTGCGCGGCAATCAAGCGTGTTCTCTTATTTTAGGGACTGGATCAAATAATACTGCCGTTGCCATTGAACATACTCGCGCTGCAAAAGAAGCTGGTGCCGATGCTGCACTTATCGTGACACCTTATTACAACAAAACAAGTCAACACGGTTTAGTTGCCCACTATTACGCAATTGCTGATGCCGTTGATTTACCAATTATCGTCTATAACGTACCGGGAAGAACAGGGATGACCGTTTTACCCGAAACACTTGGTAAGTTAGCAAAACATCCGAATATTGTTGGATTCAAAGATGCAACAGGTGATATGGAATACATGTCGAAAATTAAAAATGTTTTACTCGACAAACCTGAGTTTCGCTTATATTCTGGTGATGACGAGTCGTTTTTAGGTTATTTAGTTTTTGGTGGGCACGGTATTATTAGCGTGACATCAAACGTTTTACCAAAATCAGTTGCACATATTTATACACTTTATAAACAAGGCAAACTTGATGAAGCACGCGAATTTCAATTGCGACTATGTCCATTTATGAACACCTTTTTTGAAGACGTGAGCCCAGCACCAATGAAGGCACTATTGTATCATCTAGGTTATTCACAAGATGTTCTTCGTTTGCCGTTAGTGCCAACTACCGATTTTTATCGTCAACTCATTATTCAACAATACGAAGAACGCGTCGCAATGGAGGAAAGTTTATAA
- a CDS encoding alanine racemase, translating into MKNPQLTINLAALTYNTKMAMNKTNGHFFANVSHNALNLGLKQVVRTLYHCGVRYFTTYSLNEARQIREMYDDVTILYTGITTDFDTLRNYRIDAYITSYDFIKAYYKYMHDISWHIQYAGTTLVGCQNNKELLEVLKKALESELTIVGLATQLPAPTDKEMYATAKNEWLQIIELLSQFHSFQFVHAQTCDTLIYENGLIEGNTHARLTQFIYGLFNKENVASVITLKATVSHITTVPAGQKINDFIANSPTRVAIVNIGYANGLIPSRLLNHDVIINEKRFTCISISPYELMIIVDESVDFGHSVTIYDQTLPLYEQTHKQNYTALQQLTSLQHDTLLVNYII; encoded by the coding sequence TTGAAAAATCCTCAATTAACTATCAATTTAGCAGCACTAACTTATAACACTAAAATGGCAATGAACAAAACAAATGGTCATTTTTTTGCAAACGTTAGCCATAATGCTTTAAATCTCGGATTAAAACAAGTTGTGCGCACACTTTATCATTGTGGTGTTCGCTATTTTACAACTTATTCATTAAATGAAGCACGACAAATTCGAGAAATGTATGATGATGTTACCATTTTATATACGGGTATAACAACCGATTTCGATACATTACGCAACTACCGTATTGACGCTTACATTACCAGTTACGATTTTATTAAGGCGTACTATAAATATATGCACGACATTTCTTGGCATATACAATATGCAGGTACTACCCTTGTTGGTTGTCAAAACAATAAAGAACTGCTAGAAGTGTTAAAAAAGGCTTTAGAAAGCGAATTAACAATTGTTGGATTAGCAACACAATTACCGGCACCGACAGATAAAGAAATGTATGCAACAGCTAAAAATGAATGGTTGCAAATCATCGAATTACTATCGCAATTCCATTCATTTCAGTTCGTTCACGCACAAACGTGTGATACGCTAATTTATGAAAATGGGTTAATTGAAGGCAATACACATGCCCGTTTAACACAATTCATTTATGGCTTATTTAACAAAGAAAACGTTGCTTCTGTGATTACTTTAAAAGCAACCGTTTCACACATTACAACTGTACCCGCAGGTCAAAAAATCAATGATTTTATCGCAAATTCGCCTACACGTGTCGCAATTGTGAATATCGGATATGCAAATGGGTTAATTCCTTCTCGCCTACTCAATCATGACGTTATCATTAATGAAAAACGCTTTACATGCATCAGCATTTCTCCATATGAACTGATGATTATCGTTGATGAATCGGTTGATTTTGGGCATTCCGTTACCATTTACGACCAAACATTGCCTTTATATGAGCAAACGCACAAACAAAATTACACCGCTTTACAACAACTGACTAGTTTACAACACGACACATTACTCGTGAATTACATTATTTAA
- a CDS encoding aspartate-semialdehyde dehydrogenase, which produces MANFAIVGATGVVGQKMIKRLEESALPVENLYLLASHRSAGKTMLFRGKEYVVEELTEQSFNRPIDYALFSAGGKTSLHYAPIAEQNGVIVIDNSSAWRMDDSIDLIVPECNVPSLQRKIIANPNCSTIQSVVPLKPLHDAFGLKRVAYTTYQAVSGSGQAGINDLINGAKGEAPTNYPHPIYNNVLPHIDVFNDEGYTKEELKMILETKKILSLSDDVKITATCVRVPILNSHSVAINVTFNKPTTVDEIRAILKNAPGVILVDNPQNNEYPMPIHANDRDEVLVGRIRVDHSLENTFHIWCVGDNIRKGAASNTVQIAELLEQLKQ; this is translated from the coding sequence ATGGCAAACTTTGCTATTGTCGGCGCAACAGGTGTTGTTGGCCAAAAAATGATTAAACGTTTAGAAGAAAGCGCATTACCAGTAGAAAATTTATATTTATTGGCATCACATCGTTCAGCAGGGAAAACAATGCTATTTCGTGGAAAAGAATATGTTGTTGAAGAATTAACTGAACAATCATTCAATCGTCCAATTGACTATGCTCTATTTTCGGCAGGTGGCAAAACATCTTTACACTATGCACCAATCGCTGAACAAAACGGCGTTATCGTTATCGATAATTCAAGTGCTTGGCGTATGGATGACAGTATTGACTTAATCGTACCAGAATGTAATGTACCTTCATTACAACGTAAAATTATTGCCAATCCAAACTGCTCTACTATTCAATCTGTTGTTCCGCTAAAACCGTTACACGATGCTTTCGGCTTAAAACGTGTCGCTTACACAACTTACCAAGCCGTTTCAGGTTCTGGTCAAGCAGGAATTAACGATTTAATCAATGGCGCTAAAGGCGAAGCACCGACAAACTATCCACACCCAATTTATAATAATGTCCTACCGCATATTGATGTTTTCAATGACGAAGGCTATACAAAAGAAGAACTAAAAATGATTTTAGAAACAAAGAAAATCTTATCATTATCTGATGATGTTAAGATTACGGCTACTTGCGTGCGTGTGCCTATTTTAAATTCGCATAGTGTAGCCATCAACGTCACTTTTAATAAACCAACCACTGTTGACGAAATTCGTGCCATTTTAAAAAATGCACCAGGTGTTATTTTGGTGGATAACCCACAAAACAACGAATACCCTATGCCAATTCACGCAAACGATAGAGATGAAGTATTGGTCGGACGCATTCGTGTAGATCACTCTTTAGAAAACACGTTCCATATTTGGTGTGTTGGTGACAACATCCGTAAAGGTGCCGCAAGTAACACCGTTCAAATCGCAGAATTACTAGAACAACTTAAACAGTAA
- the nusB gene encoding transcription antitermination factor NusB, with product MAKVTFNRRTRREKIIQSLFSLSMDDAQSVEQAVLTAVNYNDSSDNDHDFQVADVETLIETIESLNELKIEIDERIQRQLENWNFTRITKIDLAILRLAIYEMFYVSDESVPKKVAINEAIEIAKRYSDDKSPKFINGVLSNLLKKEEV from the coding sequence TTGGCTAAAGTAACATTTAACCGTCGTACACGACGAGAAAAAATAATTCAGTCACTATTTTCGTTAAGTATGGATGACGCTCAAAGTGTGGAACAAGCAGTATTAACGGCAGTTAATTATAACGATAGTTCAGATAACGACCATGATTTTCAAGTTGCAGACGTGGAAACGTTAATTGAAACGATTGAGTCATTAAATGAATTGAAAATTGAAATTGATGAACGCATTCAGCGACAATTGGAAAATTGGAATTTTACACGTATTACAAAAATAGATTTAGCTATTTTAAGACTTGCAATATATGAAATGTTTTATGTATCCGATGAAAGTGTTCCAAAAAAAGTTGCCATTAACGAAGCTATTGAAATCGCAAAACGATATAGTGATGATAAATCTCCGAAATTCATTAACGGTGTATTATCTAATTTGTTAAAAAAAGAAGAAGTATAA
- a CDS encoding aminotransferase class I/II-fold pyridoxal phosphate-dependent enzyme, producing MTRTFNRAVTAIGISAIREFDARVSNIPGIIKLTLGEPNFNTPEHIKQVAIKAIENNHSHYEHMAGIFPLRQAAAKYYNEKFNLTYSPQQVITTVGATEGILASLMTVLNPGEKVIIPTPIFPPYITDTTLVGGEPILIDTSQSNYLLDPSVLEDILSKDVDHLIKAVILVFPSNPTGATYTREHLIKLAEVIKKYDIWAICDEIYAELMYDREHTSMGEILPEHTILLTGLSKSHAMTGWRIGFIMGPLHFIDEVIKPHQFMVTTPTVISQHAALQALTYGQDDCSQMMVDYRKRRDFMKEALQTAGFTIVQPDGAFYLFAKIPEQCIQNSWDFAYDLAKMAKVAVIPGDAFGPGGSSHIRISYAASMDDLQEAANRIQEYVNALK from the coding sequence ATGACACGTACATTTAATCGTGCCGTTACGGCAATTGGTATTTCTGCAATCCGTGAGTTTGATGCAAGAGTGAGTAACATACCCGGAATCATTAAATTGACACTTGGTGAACCAAACTTCAATACACCTGAACACATTAAACAAGTTGCTATTAAGGCAATTGAAAATAATCACTCTCATTACGAACACATGGCTGGAATTTTTCCACTACGTCAAGCCGCAGCAAAATATTATAACGAGAAATTTAATTTGACTTATTCCCCACAGCAAGTTATCACAACAGTTGGTGCAACTGAAGGGATTTTAGCATCTTTAATGACCGTTTTAAATCCGGGTGAAAAAGTGATTATTCCAACGCCGATTTTTCCACCCTATATCACAGACACAACACTTGTAGGTGGAGAGCCAATTTTAATAGATACAAGTCAGTCAAACTATTTATTAGATCCATCTGTTTTAGAAGATATTTTATCCAAAGATGTGGATCACTTGATTAAGGCGGTTATTCTTGTTTTTCCAAGTAATCCAACTGGAGCGACATATACTAGAGAACATTTAATCAAATTGGCTGAAGTGATTAAAAAATATGATATTTGGGCAATTTGCGATGAGATATACGCTGAATTGATGTACGATAGAGAGCATACGTCAATGGGAGAAATTTTACCAGAGCATACGATTTTATTAACAGGATTATCAAAATCACACGCCATGACAGGTTGGCGAATCGGTTTTATTATGGGACCACTACACTTTATTGATGAAGTGATTAAACCACATCAATTCATGGTCACTACTCCAACTGTAATCAGTCAGCATGCTGCCCTTCAAGCATTAACATACGGTCAAGACGACTGTTCACAAATGATGGTAGACTATCGTAAACGTCGCGACTTTATGAAGGAAGCACTACAAACTGCTGGATTTACGATTGTTCAACCCGATGGTGCGTTTTATCTTTTTGCCAAAATTCCAGAACAGTGCATTCAAAATTCATGGGACTTTGCTTATGATTTAGCTAAAATGGCTAAAGTCGCCGTTATTCCTGGAGATGCGTTCGGACCAGGAGGGTCTAGTCACATTCGCATTAGTTACGCAGCATCGATGGACGACTTACAAGAAGCGGCTAACCGCATTCAAGAGTATGTTAATGCACTAAAATAA